CTTAACAAGTAAGATGACTAATGTTAGATTAAACAACTCGAGTTATCTTCCAACGCTACAGCCTTTGAGTTTATAAAGCCTCATGAGACAATATTCTATAGAAGCTCATTGACATAAAAAATTTCTTAGAATTTCCAAACCCAAAGTATACTAAGATATTTTCCTCTGTTAGCACCAAAATTTATAACGCACGTTGCACAATTAGATAGCTAAATGGTAGCAAGTGCTCACTATTCATATACATCTAAAATAATGAGATTTTAATACTAATAATTGTTCTAATAACCCATAATAGAGTCAAATAGAGAATAAGTATAATTTTTGTGATAGAACACTATGGTATTGCTTGACCCATGTAACTAACCCTAATTAATGGGACAAGGTTAGttatattgttgttattgttgatttcataCAGTTGCATAAAGAATCCAATGGTCATAGTACACAACAGAAGAAAAGATGCAGATCACTTATTCTTCATATCAAATTACAACAATTATTAATGCAGCTTAAGTTCTAGTTTTACCATAGATGATATTTAAGCTAAAAGAAACACTAAGGATAGTGCAATAAGACAAAATGCAAAAGGTCTAACAAGATGAAATGAAATATCAATAAGAGTAAAACACgaagaacaacaaaaataaaaagcaaggccATAACATGTGACAGCAGAGCATATATACAAGCAGAAAAATAGTAGACAAGGTACAAAATTTGTGAATTTAACTTGTTTAAGAGAGAAAATCACACAAGAATCATCAAAGCAAatattaaggaaaaaaaaaatgtacCCCATGCTCTAAATTCTCCAACAAGTACCTGTGAAATGATTGAATTCAACAAGGATGTTTCCTTTAGCATCAATTCTTTAATTTCCAAAAGAGCATTGTAGGTAGCATAGTATTTACGGGTTTGTCGATGTTTTCCCTGTACATTGCAAATACCATACAATCAAGAACAATTAGAACTAGCGCATATATGATTGGATAGGtaacaaatgaaaaaaattacTCTCCCAATAAGAGTTTAATATCAAAAGAATCTATGAACCTGGATTTGAGCATACAGTTCTGAGAGCCGGCGTTCATACCTGCACCAAGCCACCAACATGAAGAGACATcaagtaaataatatattttgaggaACTAGTTTCGACATTCTCATGTAGCCAATCCTATCAACATGCATGGAATTACTTACCCACACTCAATCTCTACAGTTAATGTCTTTATCATCTTATTTTGTATTACATGCACATAAATAGCAGGGAGATAATTCCAAcatgaataaatatatttttgagaCTACCAGGCTTAGTTTAAATGATTGATGCAAACATTGTGATCTAATAAGAACGAAaagaagaataatacaaaacaaTTTTTCATTGAATTGTAACCATTGTGATCTCTTTTATGTCCTGGAAAGAAACCTTCCTAAGTAGTTTTGGAAACAAGAAAACCAGGAAAATATTAAACATCATTCAGCAAATAGCCAAATACTTCTACAATGACAATGgagataatctaaaaaattaaaaggtGAAACTGTGAATGAACACGCATACTGGTTGATCTCTGACTGGCATGGTAGGTCATCGATCTGTCGTCTCATTGCCAGAATATCCCTCAGCCTAGCAGCAAGTTGCTAACAGAAAGGAACACGGAGTTTATGTTAATTGGAAGAGGGGCACAAGCAAGGATGTCACAAAACCAAGAATCAAAACAATCAGGAAGCAGGTCCACGTGCAAAAAGTAGTTTACCTTTTTCTCCAAATGAACTTTTTCATGTAATTCACTTATAGAATGATGTAGCCCATCCGAGAGGCTCTTGCTATCACAATCATTGGTTATTTTTGCCTCTAACTCATTGATCTCAGCTAGAAGTTCTGAATGTTCAGAATCACAATTAGACTGAAAGTGGTCTTCCTGCCTTTCAAGATCCTGCAAAAGAGGGAATAACATAAGCAACACAAAAATCATGAATGAGTTGAGTTATACTGCTGTTTGAAAATTCAAATGTTAAATTAAATTGATCGAGAGAATCACCTTCAAAGACGTCATTAAGGATATGAGCTTCTGTACCACAGAATCAGCACCCTCCTTGTTGATTCGGTTTCGTATATGATCTAACTGTTCCAAAACATTTGTCTTCCTGTGTTTCTGCAGTACAATATAAGAAGCAAAATAATAGCAAAGATGAATAAACACATGCAGAACATAGATGTCTATATTTAACACACAATCTAGGGGAAAAATGGAAGTGGATTATTGATCATCAATTTCTATAAACCTTAACCAGCGTAGAAAACTAACAATCAAGTAAGATTACAGAAAAGCGGTGGGGGCACTCATAGAGGAACCCAGTTCACGTTTAAAATCACAGCCATCTCACCAACCAGTTCATCCAAGTTTTCAGTCAATGTCTTTATGGAAATTTCTGCTTTCTCTAACTCCTTGTCGAGCCCCCACAGTGACTGTTCATCCCCTTGAACAACATGTTCAGAGTGAACCTAGGGTTAAAACATGTTCAGAGTGAACATAGGATACCAAAAGTAAGCACCGTGTTAAAACATATGATAGCACAAGATAAATGCAAAGCAATATAGCAAGGCATACTAAAAACTCAGAATAACTGAAACAGCATGCTGAACCGCTAGCTTACATctcgttttaatttttaaaaataaaaaataaaaaaaggtagaTATAACCAACCCTTTCATCAACCAGTGTTATCAGGGTGAGTTATTGACATTTGATTTGGCCTATTATGTTTTTCAAGATCACATTCACATCATAAATCCAAAATACTAAAAGAGCGTTAATATTAGGATGCGTTATTAGCCAATTGTCTATTATGATAGGTGTTATACTGGTCACAACACATGGTTAATTGATTTTCTTGTATCAGTTTGCTGGTTAGCTATTCCAAAGCAAACACACTCTGTATGTTCTTCTTTACCTTCAAATCAATTCATGTTTCTCTGTTTCTTTTCTCATCAATCACAAAATTAAGTCAATACTCGATATATGTCCAAGTTCCAACAACCTCATCTTTAAGCCTTTCACCACCTTATGAGATACACGAAAGGCAATagtcatagtttatttttctcagcTGAATCTTGACGTCCCCAAAGGCTTTTTCTAATGCAGATTGTGCAATTGCCTGGGTACTAGGAGGTCTATGACTAGCTAAGCACCATCTCTTCCTTGTCCCCCTGTTGAAGCTGAATATTGGGCTTTGGCAACTATGGTGAATGAAGTTTATTGGCCGATAAATTTGCGGAAGAATCATGGTGTTGATGTTGGTTTAACTTATGGTCTTTTGTGATAACCAGACAGCCACTCACCTCTCAACCAACTTTACATTTCAGGAATGCTCCAAGCATGTGGAGATTGATAACCATTCCATCCAGAATGGTTGCTTATATGTTGCACAAAGCTAATTCAAGTCAAGTGTCATTATCAACAGGCAAATTCACTCACTACACCAGTGACAGATGCACAGTTCCATGGTCTCATTCTTCAGTTGGGTGCTCTCAATATCTGTGATCCAACTTGAGAAGTATTAGGATAAGTTATTGTCATATTCTGTCATGGTAATCAATAGCTGTTAAGTCAGTTACACCAGATGGTTAGTTAGCTTCCATCAGTTTGGTTATCGGCTTTTCCTGCGAATAcactatatattattcatttatatCAAATGGGTAAAATATACATTTTGTTCTTGAAGTTTGCCAACAGTTTCAAAAAgatccctaaattttattttgttccaattttgtctcaaaagttttttatttatatcaaatataccATTAGCAGgaaatttttcaagaaacttaGGACCAATTCAGCAACAACTTCACAAGTTCCACACAAATTCAGATTAGCATATAAGAACAGAAATGTTTCTTAAAACTAAAAAGCCTGTTTATTTTATcacttttaatttcaaaaaacaaaaaattaatttctatgcACTTAAACCCAATTAAATTGTATAAAAGTTTCAAATCAACATAGAAAACTACATACTACAGTAACAATCTATCATAATTTCTGACTTGTAGTTTTTTTCTGGTTGAGAGTGAACAACCTTTTTATACTATAAGTGCATAGTAACTAATCTCTTAAACAAAtacatacaaaaaatttaaatacttcATTAATTTAAATAACTGAAGgaagaaactttttttttttaaagtccaATTATAACAAAGAGTGGAATCCGAAGTCCAAACATGCTATAAATAGTAAAAATCTTATAACCATACCTCACCAGGTTCTTGTGTTGATCGAACACGTAGCGTAAGCCATTGCACTACAGGGAGAATAGCTTCAGTATCAAGATCTCGAACATGAGAGGATCGAAGATAGTGCGGGCATCCTACTGATCTCAGAGCTTCCTCAATGAACTCTGCATTGTCACCACCTCTGGAATACGAGACAATCAATAATCACTGTTACTAGGAACAATTCACAAAATTGAAATGTAAGAGCGCAcgaatcaaaagaaaaatgacaCAAATAAATACAGAGGGAGTTAGTGAGATTGAATTTGAACGCCAAAAGATGAAACCCTAAGCAGTTGCAAGGTTTGATAGAGATACTCGCGTTATGGTGGAATAAGAGGCGTCCAGGGAGGCGAAGCACCAGGAAAGGCCGTGGGCGATTTTGTGAAACGGCGTCGAGTCGGAGTTTACGGCTTCAACGTAACCGGCGGAGAAAAAGAGATCTAGAATCTGGTGAAGAGTGGAGGAGTCTTCGTTGTCTTCCATGCTGCTTCGTTCGACTCTCGCGGGAGCGCTAATGAATGACGGAGTGACTGTTCTTGTCTTGAAGTAGTAAGTAGtaacaagaagtaaatgacaattttattattattattattattattattattattattattattattattattattattattattattattattattttactaatgTATGTGCTcctcaaaattttcaaataaaatttttttataaaaaaaatataaaatttatttttttaattattttattagttccatctaattttaacaaaaataaatgtcatgagagtgaggaaaaaataaaaaagaattctaAACTATAATAATGAGGTATAggagaagtaaaaataaaagatcTAAAAGTAATtccattaaaaacaaaagaattaaaaagtaATTCAATTAAATAAGTAGAACAAATTGTGTCAAATACCTACTTACGCTAAAGAATAATGTTACATGTTAAAATCTTTTTGTTAACTAAGTCCAATCAAGTTGgtctaacataataaaaatcaattataattaatattattctaagttttattatttaacttggtTAAACTTTATTCATAAAAAAGTTTAGATGTGTAGCATTACTCTATTAAAAAGTTAGAAGATTAATAATGCATTAGAACACTACCTTCAGCtttgttttaatatattataaatagataaatagatgATAGTGAATTTTATCGGAATAAATTGcattacaaatttaatatttttactcatcataTAATACTTGTAGAATgattaagaacaaaattaaaaaataaattaaataattatctgtcattaaaaaattaaaattattaaaaaaaattaaattttaattaattaaatattaaaaaaatgtaatataCTAGAGACAAAATTGagtaatttatactttattttatatatatatatatatatatatatatatatatatatatcatatttttttttctaaaatttatatattagtcATTctataaatatgaataaaaattttaaattcataataCAATTCATTCTATTAAAATTCACTATCATATTATTTGATATGAAATTTTTTCTaagaataatatattatttttgttctcaatatttttatcctatttaagttcttaatattttaaaatcatgTTAATTTTGTCTCACCGACAATTTTATTAACGGATCACTAACAACGAAAACAAcattaaaatcattttaaaatgtcaaaaacttaaatagaacgaaGACAACTTTAGAACTTATCctaaacatttaattttttacGCTTTATAAtatcattctacacattttttattatatatttatataaatttataaaataaaaaaattaatttattaaaataaaagtgaCAATATCcatttttaatactaaaatagaacattttaaaaacttctactaataatattttaatatatacttttaaaatatatgttaattaaattCTACTAATATTTAGATTAAATCCTAATTCAAAACGTTCTATTTTTGTCTCATACATTTTGTTTCgctctattttaattaatttttttcccttCCAAAAATACCAGtaggaaaataaaaaattgatagttTTATACCCCAAGGAAATGAACTGTATGAGGCTTCAACAAAATTTTCTTAATTTCCTAGCTGCATTGACACTATCACACTAACAttaggaaaataaaaaggaaggcAAAAGGTACAGAAGAAAACAACTAGTCCATGTTACAATAGTACAAGTCTCCAAAGGAAAAGATACAACAGGGAAGACAAACAATATTACAAAGGTTAGTTTTGCTAAAAGTACAAAGACAAATAAACTAAAACGTGTAAACCTACTGTGTTGCCTGTATTGTTACAGGTCACTTCCAGAGCTTGATGAACTTGTCATGACTCGCCGAAGCAACCAAACCATTTACAGTCGAACCGGCGAGGGAGGCGATCAGACCTTCGTGAGCTGTCAGAGTCATCGTCTTGTTCTCCGTCATGTTCCACAGCTCCAATGACTGCAGTCAAAGTTCATAAAGTGTAAGAACTCGAAACTACATCGGTTGTTTgcttttgcattttcattttctgtttccaTTTTCAGTATTTTCTATTTTCAGAATTTTGattgaagaaaaaagaagaaatagtgAAAACGATAAAATTCTGTTGtctgttttctctttttcattcacaaaattgtgaaaataaaaaatactgaaaataaaaatagaaaatgaaaacacaaaaccaaacacaccctaaatTTTTAAGTACAGAATTTGCTTAACTTTGCTTAACTTTTTCCcaaaattacccttttattaAAGGGTAATTATGTCAATAAAATACATCACGAGAGGATAGTTTTGGAAGAAAAGTTAGATGGCAGCTTTATTTTTGGCACCATTTGATAACTTCAGGGACTTGAATTGCAAATTTTGGAAGTTTAGGAGGGCAATGGTTTAGATTTTTCAATCATCAGTGCAACCTTTCTTACCAAGCATGATTTTCGACCAAACATCGGCTTTGTTAATTGTGTATGGAAAGATCACCACAGCTAAATTCACCACTATCAAAGGGAAAGAAATTGGACAAGGACATATATAAGGAAAGTAGACTTGCCTGGTAACAGCCAATGACGAGCAACGACGGATAAGACGGGTGGAAGACACATGATTGAAACTTACTGCCATTACTGCTAAGATCATGAACACATTCCCCTTCACTCCCGGTTCCTAGAGTCCAAACCCGGACCGAGTCCTCACTCACAGATGCCAGCAACTCCCCGGAAGGGTCCCAACACACGGAATGTATCGGCTTCGTATGGCCCTACAATCACAGCACAACATGCCAACAAAGAAACGTTAGTCCCAATATTTGTTTCCCAACTAGAAACAACTATAGACTTCAAAAAATTCTTCTGCTATTTCCAAGGCTTGAACCCAAAACTTGTTAGTTAAGTTAGAAACAACAactaattctattattattacttttacaATACACTAgtaatactaattataataaacatgAAATCGAACCTTTAATGAATATCGGCATCCTTGTGTCTCCACATCAAGTATAGAAACAACATTCTCTGCAGCTGCAGCCAGGTACCTCCCTAGACGTGGTTGAAATCTCATCTGGGCGGTGCCACCCTGATCAATCGACGAGAGAATTGCCAGTTAACACATTAAAGTGAATACATCATCACTTTAATAAACAACAAAACTAAACAGTgattaaaaagaaaagtaaataaagGTAGCCTACTGCTACATGCTtcataggaaaaaaaaaaggataactgAGGACTAGGATTCTACCTTGAAGACTCTTGCACAACTTCCATTATTTATGCTCCAATATCGTATCTCGCCGTCACCATCACAAGAGCAGATAAGATCCTCTTTATTTGGATGGAAATCTAGGGACATTACAGATGCTGAATGTCCTGTAAAGGTGCGAAGCGAATAACCAGGCTGCATGGTAATTTTATTTATACATTCAGTTAAAACAGAATACCAACTAGGTAAAAACACAATTGAGTCGAATccagaaaaaaacaaagaaacagaCAATCTACACAGAATGACTGGATCATATTTTTCCAAaccatatataaataaaaaccttagataatgtcCAGCAAATAGAAAATTATCCATATAATATCATTGACctctaattaattaaaattcaaggTAGAATGCAAGCTCcatgtatatatatagtaaagCATATCTAGGAACTCCTATATCAAGAAACAAAGCTGAAAAACATAACCATATCTTGAagcataatatatttaaaatgtaaAGCTCCAAAAGCTAAGAGTTGTTTCAAATTTATTCTCCTCGCTTATAATTTATACTtgcaaataaaagaaacataatGATAAGTTTTATCATCTCAGTTTGTCAGTACTTAGTTAGCAATTTATCTTTGTGATAAAAAAAACTCCAAACCCTTTTTAATCTTCAGAAACAACTTTTGACAAcattttggtgtgcaacatttTTCAGCACAGAAAATAATTAAACCCTTCAGAATCCATAGAAACAATTTCGCACAAAATGGCATATCATTAGAGTCAAAAGAGAAAGAATCAACTAACATTATCAATGTCCCAAACCCTGACAGTTTTGTCAAATGAAGATGTTGCTAAACGAGGCATGCTTGGACTAAAACGAACATCAGTGATCATAGACGAATGCTCTTCAAGAACGGCCTTCTGCTTCAAGGTATCCGTGTGCCATAAAACAGCCTGCACAGAAAAATAATTGGGAGGAAAGTGTTAAATTTTTCCATGTCTAAACAGTGTAAACTAAACATAGTTCACGATTTTGTTTTCCAACTTCCTTTTTAGCAGAAAAAATTAACAAGCTGGCAACTAATCTAACATGTTGGTTAACAGAGAGAATAATGATTTACAACTAACCTTCTTGTCGTGCCCACCGCTTGCAAGTAATTTCCCATCAGATGAAAAATGACAACATACAACTTTGCTTGTGCTAGCACGTACAGAATTTACATCAGAAAACGTGAAGCCTGAAAATTAAATGAATTTCTTGAACTTAGCTTCTAAAATTTGAGTCAGAACCTCTTAAGAAGTCAAGGAATTGAAGAGCAATATTGCAGATCTACATATAAGATAAGGTGCACTGGTTATTAAGTTATCCTTAATTGATGTGCAGATTGGTAATCTTGTACATCATAATTTATCATTAACTTaatgaattatttattaaaataaaagaatggAAACTTTTGCAACAGTGTAATAGAAAATTAGACTTTAGACTTTGACTGACACGTGATAAATTCTCTTGAAAGGATGATATTCTCCTATGAACAATTAAAACTGGTGTTTACTGCACCTTTGCTTACATCCATACAACGACCGACCGTATCTCTAGGATCCGTATCATCATGGGATAAAAAAGACTCAACATTTTCATCAAGAGATCCGTCCTCCACAAAGCGATCCACATCAGCCTACAATTCAAGATTATTATCATCGTGCGGCCAAAATGGAAAGCTAATGAGTCATAATGCAAGGAACTTTTCATTCCTTCCATCAGTTACATTGCAAAGAAGAGCCACTCACCAATTGGTTTGAAGGTGATGTAAGAGTCCCGGTGCCGTCAGTGCTGAACATCATTAATGGCTTTGAAGAAGTAGTACCAGTCATAGATGGCATAGATATCACATCTCCGGGTGTATGAGTCGAGGGAGTCGAGGGTGCCGAACTTGGTGATGGACCTGTTGTATTAGCAGTTCCTGTACTATTGGCAGGACCTGAAGAAGATACAGgctgctttctctttctcccaATCTGGTTTTTCGAGGCCTTAGAGGCATTCACAAAATCATGTTAGGAACCAATTTCATTCATAATAAAACAGAGAGTCCGCCAACTTCATGGGCAATTTAAAAGCATGTAACTAACAACAGTTTTAGGCAACAATCTAGCATTGCTTGGATACGCATGCATATTGGCAACTATAAAAGGACTGACCTGATCATTTCCCCTAAATGAGTTCGACATGCTACCATCTGCAGTAACACTGCCACCACCTCCCCCTACTTTATCTTGCTGATGCATGTTATGGCTTGAAGTCTGAGATTGCTGATTTGAGAGAGCATGCTGTTGAAGTTGCTGCAGCTGTGAATTGCTGTTTGGCTGTTGCTGATGTTGCTGCTGCATTTGAGCCAATTTCAACTGTGCACAGAAAAACTCAGAATACTCGAATCACACAGCTTAAGGTAAATCTAAGAAATGATAAACTTTAACAGTTTAACAAATTAGGTAAGAACTACATTAAAAGTGGAAAGATAGTTTAGAGAACTAGAACCTTCATTAGCATATCTGTATCTCCACGAGGAAAAGGAGGGCCGCCACCTTGAAGTGGAGATCCAACATTTGGCACTACATCAACAGGATTTGAAAGACCATCCTTGTTTAGGCTCATACTCCTATTGTTCAACAGCATTCTGAGTCTTCTATTGTCATCACTGGCAGATGGAGATGCCAAGCCTTGCTGCGCAAGCATTATCTGTTGCTGATGCTGTGGTGTCAACATTTGAAGTTGATGAAACGGCTGAGGAGCCTGCATGAAAGGCTTTTGTTGCTGGAGTAGACCAGAGCGGAGTTGCTCCAAACCCTGATTAAGGAAATGATTGGAAAACTTTACAAATTAGTTACTCAACAATTAATGGTTGCAAGAGAATTCATAGAAGTGGCCAGCATTTTATGCAGATGATAGAGTTTAGCTGTGAATGGTTAATAGACACAAAAAGAAGAGGGCAACTTTAATAATGATGGTATCAGGTTTGGGTAGTAACCATAGATTTATACCCTATAAGTGTTGATATAAGGTTAGGTGGGTACATTATCTCATGTTTGGCAAATAATACTACAGCACACCACAATTCTGAAGGTTGCATGATATGATATCATATTAAAGGGAGAAAAACAATATCCACAAGAAGAAGTAACATTCAgcaaaacaataataacaataaaataaatacaaaaagatTACTCACTGTGAGTGGCCATCCCTTCAAAGTCAAATTGTTACTACCTTGATTTGGTCCTGAGAGaagaaaatatttacataatttttttgtgCAAGGATAGTGAAAAAGACTGAATGCATGATTGGATGGACTAGATGGAAATCACATCAACTAGAGAATGGAAGAATACCAGGAATTCCCATCAATGATCCTTCAGCACCCGCAGCTCTAGGGTTCAGTACAGGATTAATCTCACTCTTTATATCCTGATTTCAAGTAGTTAGTCAGGGAAAAACAGCTAAggaaaaagtagtaataataataacaagtaATGAGATCACTCAATGAACAAAGACATACTGGAGTAGACCCTGCTAATTGCTGACTACGAGCTTGAACTTGTGGAGGCATGCCAGCCGCAGTAGCACCATGCAAAACTTGCCTGCAATCGAGCAATTTAGCACCAACAAAGTCAACACTTGTAGCTATACAAAATGCGAGATACCAAGAGACTTAAACACCAAATAACTCTCCATAATGAGCACAGGACTGACTTTAAATAAGCAATAAAATCATAgtttataaacaaaaataataacattaATAATCACCCTGAAGGCTGGCCAGTAGCAGCAGCTGACTTCAAAATTGAGGCATGATTAGGATCCAAAATTTGACCCATGTTCTCGCCACCGAATCTTTGCTGTACAAAATaccaaaagaaagaaatgaatATATGGCTCATAAGTTTATAGAACAGCAGATGCATCATCCTATAGTTAGATTTTGAGAACATCAACTACCTTCATTGCTGCTTCATCCAAAGAATCTCTCTTTAGCCTCTCCTCATACATCTTTGTTGCTAGTGCATTGGCAGTTCCCGGGTTCCCAACTAACCCATTCGTATTGCCGTTTATGAGATTAGCCCTGTCCCTACCTTGCTGTTGTTGTGGCGgtggttgctgctgctgctgcggtTGTGGTTGTGGGGGCTGCTGTTGTTGTGGTTGTTGcggctgctgctgctgttgttgttgttgttgttgctgctgctgctgctgctgttgctgctgctgctgctgctggacATGCCGCTGCAATAGGAGCTGCTGCATCTGCAtgtgttgctgctgctgctgctgttgttgaTGCTGCGACTGCTGCGGTTGCGGCTGCTGTGGTTGCTGCTGCTGTTGCTCCCTGGCCTTCATTAGTTGTGTCTGAAAATGGAGTTCCATAAAGTGTAACTTCAACTGATCCCTCAAATTTATCATCTAAACTAGTTATAGATACCTAAACTAGTTTCCCAAAGTGAAGTTTCGCTTAGGTTCTTATTACTTGAATAAAAACAATATAACCTATAGTGTTTATAGTTTAATAAAGCAGTCTTATGTTTACTCTTCTACCTGTTTAGCAGCAACTAAGTAGCTACCACTCACAAACTTGAGACCCGAAAATTGACCGTGCAACATTGGAGAAAGATGTGTAGATAAAGGGAATGTAAGTACTCATCACATGGAGAAATAACCTTAAGCAAGCCAAGCAAGTGAATTTGTTAGAGGTTAACCCACCTCATAGCTCAAAAGGAGCATGAGTACCCTATGAATCAACTTCTAAAATTTTTTCGGCTCACAAGGTTTGTGCTAAATCAGCATTCAAGGTTGCATTCTCACCAAGTCTACATCCCAGAATACTGTTTTCTTACGAAGTTTGATGGCGACAAAAACCACTCATAATTGCATTACACGTTCAGTACAATGAAACTCACAGGCTCAAACAAGACCTTATAAATGTTGAATCATACTGCTGGTCACAACCTAAAAGTAAAGATTAAACATTCTTAAGAATATTATTTAGCAGGAGTTTATTCTAAAGAAATATCCTAATTATAAGGTTATAAgctaaagagaaaacaaaaagcatgGAACAGctaaccaa
This region of Arachis hypogaea cultivar Tifrunner chromosome 8, arahy.Tifrunner.gnm2.J5K5, whole genome shotgun sequence genomic DNA includes:
- the LOC112707841 gene encoding transcriptional corepressor LEUNIG isoform X2 gives rise to the protein MSQTNWEADKMLDVYIHDYLVKRDLKASAQAFQAEGKVSSDPVAIDAPGGFLFEWWSVFWDIFIARTNEKHSEVAASYIETQLMKAREQQQQQPQQPQPQQSQHQQQQQQQQHMQMQQLLLQRHVQQQQQQQQQQQQQQQQQQQQQQQPQQPQQQQPPQPQPQQQQQPPPQQQQGRDRANLINGNTNGLVGNPGTANALATKMYEERLKRDSLDEAAMKQRFGGENMGQILDPNHASILKSAAATGQPSGQVLHGATAAGMPPQVQARSQQLAGSTPDIKSEINPVLNPRAAGAEGSLMGIPGPNQGSNNLTLKGWPLTGLEQLRSGLLQQQKPFMQAPQPFHQLQMLTPQHQQQIMLAQQGLASPSASDDNRRLRMLLNNRSMSLNKDGLSNPVDVVPNVGSPLQGGGPPFPRGDTDMLMKLKLAQMQQQHQQQPNSNSQLQQLQQHALSNQQSQTSSHNMHQQDKVGGGGGSVTADGSMSNSFRGNDQIGRKRKQPVSSSGPANSTGTANTTGPSPSSAPSTPSTHTPGDVISMPSMTGTTSSKPLMMFSTDGTGTLTSPSNQLADVDRFVEDGSLDENVESFLSHDDTDPRDTVGRCMDVSKGFTFSDVNSVRASTSKVVCCHFSSDGKLLASGGHDKKAVLWHTDTLKQKAVLEEHSSMITDVRFSPSMPRLATSSFDKTVRVWDIDNPGYSLRTFTGHSASVMSLDFHPNKEDLICSCDGDGEIRYWSINNGSCARVFKGGTAQMRFQPRLGRYLAAAAENVVSILDVETQGCRYSLKGHTKPIHSVCWDPSGELLASVSEDSVRVWTLGTGSEGECVHDLSSNGSKFQSCVFHPSYPSLLVIGCYQSLELWNMTENKTMTLTAHEGLIASLAGSTVNGLVASASHDKFIKLWK
- the LOC112707841 gene encoding transcriptional corepressor LEUNIG isoform X1 → MSQTNWEADKMLDVYIHDYLVKRDLKASAQAFQAEGKVSSDPVAIDAPGGFLFEWWSVFWDIFIARTNEKHSEVAASYIETQLMKAREQQQQQPQQPQPQQSQHQQQQQQQQHMQMQQLLLQRHVQQQQQQQQQQQQQQQQQQQQQQQPQQPQQQQPPQPQPQQQQQPPPQQQQGRDRANLINGNTNGLVGNPGTANALATKMYEERLKRDSLDEAAMKQRFGGENMGQILDPNHASILKSAAATGQPSGQVLHGATAAGMPPQVQARSQQLAGSTPDIKSEINPVLNPRAAGAEGSLMGIPGPNQGSNNLTLKGWPLTGLEQLRSGLLQQQKPFMQAPQPFHQLQMLTPQHQQQIMLAQQGLASPSASDDNRRLRMLLNNRSMSLNKDGLSNPVDVVPNVGSPLQGGGPPFPRGDTDMLMKLKLAQMQQQHQQQPNSNSQLQQLQQHALSNQQSQTSSHNMHQQDKVGGGGGSVTADGSMSNSFRGNDQASKNQIGRKRKQPVSSSGPANSTGTANTTGPSPSSAPSTPSTHTPGDVISMPSMTGTTSSKPLMMFSTDGTGTLTSPSNQLADVDRFVEDGSLDENVESFLSHDDTDPRDTVGRCMDVSKGFTFSDVNSVRASTSKVVCCHFSSDGKLLASGGHDKKAVLWHTDTLKQKAVLEEHSSMITDVRFSPSMPRLATSSFDKTVRVWDIDNPGYSLRTFTGHSASVMSLDFHPNKEDLICSCDGDGEIRYWSINNGSCARVFKGGTAQMRFQPRLGRYLAAAAENVVSILDVETQGCRYSLKGHTKPIHSVCWDPSGELLASVSEDSVRVWTLGTGSEGECVHDLSSNGSKFQSCVFHPSYPSLLVIGCYQSLELWNMTENKTMTLTAHEGLIASLAGSTVNGLVASASHDKFIKLWK